A genome region from Polypterus senegalus isolate Bchr_013 chromosome 7, ASM1683550v1, whole genome shotgun sequence includes the following:
- the foxd5 gene encoding forkhead box protein D5 — translation MTLSKNCIVPKQQLCVALEEEEIDIVGDDECSLGGDPYSALRVTGEEGTSLEISEADSSGESEGGFTPEAKTGCRPVNLVKPPYSYIALITMAILQSPQKKLTLSGICDFISSKFPYYKEKFPAWQNSIRHNLSLNDCFVKIPREPGNPGKGNYWSLDPASEDMFDNGSFLRRRKRFKRHQPEFVKEGLTFYPNLTCYRSFGRSCGQQAPQATVQHNVLRYVPVQDQVMFPHLAQHLSYQELNRKVPDHKGLNIMPTPGLKPAGAPTKCSFTIESIIGSSHNSSGQNAHLNASLDYPHILQRSPSCLLPTVLSAAPSTAFSPLAGQSRNHLQLPYPHC, via the coding sequence ATGACTCTCTCAAAGAACTGCATAGTTCCCAAACAACAGCTATGCGTTGCTTTAGAAGAAGAGGAAATCGATATCGTGGGTGATGATGAGTGTTCCCTTGGAGGAGATCCCTACTCTGCTCTCAGAGTCACCGGCGAGGAAGGCACATCTTTGGAAATATCCGAGGCCGACTCTTCTGGGGAAAGTGAGGGTGGTTTCACACCCGAAGCAAAGACTGGCTGCAGACCTGTTAACCTGGTGAAGCCGCCCTATTCATACATTGCTTTAATCACTATGGCCATTTTACAGAGCCCGCAAAAGAAACTCACCCTGAGTGGCATTTGTGACTTCATAAGCAGTAAATTTCCTTACTACAAGGAAAAGTTTCCGGCCTGGCAAAACTCGATCAGACACAATCTGTCGCTGAATGACTGTTTTGTGAAGATCCCGAGGGAACCTGGGAACCCGGGCAAAGGTAACTACTGGTCCCTTGACCCTGCGTCGGAAGACATGTTTGACAATGGAAGCTTTTTACGGCGGAGGAAAAGATTCAAGCGCCATCAGCCCGAGTTCGTCAAAGAAGGCCTGACATTTTACCCAAATTTAACTTGTTACCGCTCTTTCGGCCGGTCATGTGGGCAACAGGCGCCGCAAGCAACGGTTCAGCATAATGTGCTACGTTATGTGCCAGTGCAAGATCAAGTGATGTTTCCTCATTTGGCTCAGCATTTGAGTTATCAGGAGCTTAACAGAAAGGTCCCCGACCACAAAGGACTTAACATAATGCCCACCCCTGGGCTGAAACCGGCCGGCGCACCGACCAAATGCTCCTTCACAATCGAGAGCATCATAGGCAGCTCGCACAACTCGTCCGGGCAGAATGCCCACTTAAACGCTTCTTTGGATTATCCACACATTTTACAGAGATCGCCAAGCTGTTTGCTTCCTACGGTTTTATCCGCTGCACCGTCTACTGCGTTCAGCCCCCTCGCTGGCCAATCCAGAAATCATTTACAACTGCCTTACCCCCATTGCTAA